The following coding sequences are from one Scomber japonicus isolate fScoJap1 chromosome 3, fScoJap1.pri, whole genome shotgun sequence window:
- the si:ch211-112f3.4 gene encoding EF-hand and coiled-coil domain-containing protein 1, whose translation MERAALALQCVQPSPRAARKSEWLRSALAHHHCPDPCVENEIVVLATGIDQYLQEVFHHLAYTNRDDTVSAEDFTSLCAVLGLTGAEKGKTKGQKGVTGDAEKEEEDEEFKDVCSGLPSQLSFKDFHSRLCGYFRVRSVRRGTGECAWRLPVTEDTELVERQIRLRWPRVRRRKCVSFDLTRDQSGPAHRPSKGRTTEDLKESLSSPEEVAALRELVEDLRSALQGSDARCLALEVALRRERSRTLPSASSFKSTVSSPSTSITLIQGKLVPTLRIKGQSSAGGDRERRSLRRRDMRDPLLRELKLIRSSRDGQLEEAIKFNERLEEEVRWAYQEVRKLHGVEGALRKENAQIRRRAEEAREALSLGLERVRMIQEQAQSVPQLQSRITQLETELQQYRYEQCVCLAQYIVSKSKKIGLFADAEGLQRAVEGRAASDEEEEDRGGSDEGQCCLMEVKKQISRLHSCGKGCQKHVVHQLLSQSHLHDKNHTSKDSRGRCTWKEPNQQHPEGCRNCEEEKRTEEEEDKTRLEETEKTHLSLLEEKLKDTLTLLLQLRNKNVSRRALGKIVMDTLDVCSRTGDASSQVLQVADTLCMRLSSSDLLGDGEDDGGGNLLVPPSGCQSSGVNSLLISC comes from the exons ATGGAGCGTGCTGCATTGGCTCTGCAGTGCGTCCAGCCCTCGCCCCGAGCAGCGCGTAAAAGCGAGTGGCTACGGAGCGCACTGGCCCATCACCACTGCCCTGATCCCTGTGTAGAGAACGAAATCGTAGTGTTGGCCACTGGAATAGATCAATACCTGCAGGAGGTCTTCCACCACCTTGCTTACACCAACCGGGACGATACGGTGTCTGCGGAGGATTTCACCTCACTCTGCGCAGTGCTGGGGCTCACTGGAGCTGAGAAAGGAAAGAcgaaaggacagaaaggagtaaCTGGAGAtgcagaaaaagaggaagaagacgaaGAGTTTAAAGATGTTTGTTCTGGGCTGCCCAGCCAGCTGTCCTTTAAAGACTTTCACTCGCGCCTCTGTGGGTATTTCCGTGTGCGCAGTGTGCGCAGAGGCACCGGGGAGTGTGCCTGGCGTCTGCCCGTGACTGAGGACACAGAGCTGGTGGAGAGACAGATCCGGCTCCGGTGGCCGCGCGTCAGGCGGAGAAAATGTGTCAGTTTTGATCTGACGAGAGATCAGAGTGGACCAGCACACAGACCTAGTAAAGGTCGAACCACAGAAGACC taaaggaa TCTCTTTCTTCTCCAGAGGAGGTAGCAGCTCTGAGGGAGTTGGTGGAGGACCTCCGCTCAGCACTGCAGGGGAGCGATGCTCGCTGCCTGGCGCTGGAGGTGGCCCTCCGACGCGAGAGGAGCCGCACCCTCCCCTCTGCCTCCAGCTTTAAGTCTACCGTTTCGTCTCCTTCAACTTCCATCACCCTCATACAGGGAAAACTGGTGCCAACACTCAGAATTAAAGGACAGTCTAGTGCTGGAGGTGACAGGGAGAGGAGGTCATTGAGGAGACGGGACATGAGAGACCCCCTCTTAAGGGAGTTGAAGCTGATCCGCTCCTCACGCGATGGGCAGCTGGAGGAGGCCATCAAATTTAATGAGcgtctggaggaggaggtgcgATGGGCGTACCAGGAAGTGCGCAAGCTGCATGGGGTGGAGGGTGCACTGAGGAAGGAGAACGCTCAAATCAG GAGGCGAGCGGAGGAGGCCAGGGAGGCTCTGAGCTTGGGGCTTGAGAGGGTTCGGATGATCCAGGAACAGGCCCAGTCTGTGCCGCAGCTCCAGTCCAGGATCACACAGCTGGAGACTGAGCTGCAGCAGTACAGGTACGAACAATGTGTGTG TCTTGCACAATACATTGTCAGCAAAAGCAAAAAGATTGGTCTGTTTGCAGATGCAGAGGGTCTGCAGAGAGCAGTGGAGGGGAGAGCTGCTTccgatgaagaggaggaggacagggggggcagCGACGAAGGACAGTGCTGCCTGATGGAGGTGAAGAAGCAGATCAGCCGACTGCATAGCTGCGGGAAAGG CTGTCAGAAACATGTGGTCCACCAGCTGCTATCTCAGAGCCACCTGCATGACAAAAACCACACTTCTAAagacagcagggggcgctgcacCTGGAAGGAACCAAACCAACAGCATCCAGAAGGCTGCAGAAACTGTGAAGAGGAGAAG agaacagaggaagaggaggacaaaaCGAGGCTGGAGGAGACAGAAAAAACCCATCTGTCTTTGCTGGAGGAAAAACTCAAAGATACTCtgactctgctgctgcagctacGTAACAAG aACGTGTCCCGCAGGGCGCTGGGGAAGATTGTGATGGACACTCTGGATGTGTGCAGTAGGACTGGAGATG CTTCGTCCCAAGTCCTGCAGGTAGCCGACACCCTGTGCATGCGCTTATCCTCCAGTGATCTCCTAGGAGACGGAGAGGATGACGGAGGAGGAAATCTCCTGGTTCCGCCTTCAGGGTGTCAGTCCAGCGGTGTCAACTCTCTGCTCATCTCCTGTTAA